The sequence ACATCCTACCACTTCTGCAGTGTTCTTTTTATTAGAAGCAAATCTGTTAAATCCAGTCCCCATTGAAGGGTAGGGGTGTATACAAGGATGTGAATACTAAATGTGGGACCACTGGGAGCTGTCTTGGAGGATACCCACCACCACACTTAAATAAGCAAAGAAtatttctggaaggatacactagaaatatttaatattggttGCCTCCAGGGCAGGGAACTGGGTAACTGGGGAAGAATTTTTCACtgactatgcttttttttttttgagacagagtctcactctgtcacttgggctggagtacagtggcctcatcacaggtcactgcaacctccaactcctgggctcaagtgatccttctgcctcagcctcccaagtagctgggactacgggtgcacaccaccatggctggctaatttttctgttttgtggagacagggtctcactgtcttgctcaggctggtcttgaactcctgagctcaaccgatcctcctgctacggctccccagagtgctaggattatgggcgtgagtcaccgcgcccagcctagatatggttttgtgtatcttttttacAATGTGGATATAACACttactcaaaaaataaatcaaatttattttaaatttaaaaagaatgaaaaggatggcattttaatagaaaaaaggcaagaggaaacaaaataaaaacaattatccTTAAGTAACAGTTATTACTAAGCACCATAAACATATTTAGTTCTATTTAGTCAATACTTGTTTCAATAAGGGAAGTTTAAAATGCTCcttattacacacacatacacatgcaagCAACTCCCATGTGTAGAACAAAATATACTCTTGAGCTAGGATTTAGAGCTCTTCATAGCTTGGTTCCAGTCCACACTCACTGACCCATTTCCTACCATGCCATTCTTCCACTTCCATCCTTCTATGAACTCATGTTACTTGCTATACGGAATTCGGAACTAGGAACTATTTggtcctccctgccttccttgcTACTTGCTATACAAAATATGGAACTAggaactccctccctcccttccttagatgggcctcactctgttgcccaggctggagtgcagtggtgtgatcatatctcactgtcacttccaacccctgggctcaacCAGTCCTCCTGGcttagtctcccgagtagctggaactacaggtgcacacctgTTTTGCTACATTGCCccagctgggcgtggtagctcacacgtataattccagcactttggaggctgaggcaggaggactgcttgaacccaggagtttaagaccagcctgagcaacatagcaagaccccatctctataaaaaatagaaaaattagccaccgatggtggtgcgtgcctatagtctcagctacttgggaggccaaagtgggaggatcacttgagcctgggaggtcaaggctgcagtgagctatgatcgtgccactgcactccagactgggtaacagagcaagaccctgtctctaaaaataaataaataaataagttttaacAAGATATCAGTGATTCACATGCtcatgaaagtttgagaaacactggtttaAATCCTTCTCTGGTTGCCTGTAAGCATTTCTAGGGCTCTCTTTCatctctgtccccagagccctcCATAAGACTCAATACTCAAATATCTCTTAGTTTCtacttataataattatatatacaattttatttaatgtttggaaaaatatataccacACTATTAATAGTAGTTATCTGGTAGGTGGACCATGGTGCATttctatgtaatattttaatttttcataatcaGAATGTATTACCTTTGTAGATAGAAAAACATGAAGATTtggaaaaatacatgtaaaaggtAAGATAAAATGTTAACTGTAAGATAAAACACATTCACAAAagatatataatgcatataattgTATTgagctatatttaaaatatgaaaagataggCAAGctatattaagtttaaaaaaaaaacaatttaacagTATGTATCGATACcatgtttgttctttaaaataatttgtggaCATTCAAAGGATATTTACCAAAATATCTGGTGGAGTTTTATATTtgtctacatttaaaattttttctacagTTCTcctaagatttttataaaatcatatcacTTTTGtagtaagaaaaacaaagctattttcatttaaaaaaatacctactCTTTATTAAGCCCCTTTACATTCAATgattgaaatgtttctttttgccccccccaccccccccatgACTGAGATTTCTCCAACACCCCGGGAAGCTGCGTGGTCCGAAAGTAACATGACCATTGCACAGATGAAGGCGCTGGGCTCAGAAATGTAACCCTGATTGCTTAACTCAGGGCTGGTGTTCTCCCACCCGTGCAGCTACACCACATTCAGAAGAAGGTGGCGAGTCAGATGCCATATTTGGCCAAAAAACCTGTCATTTTGGGAATCTCACTAATGCCTTAGCGTCTAGGAGGGCATCAGCAGTAGGGGAACACTCTTCAGAGACAAAGCATCAGAACAATCCATGCTGCACCACCTCCCCCTGCTGGCAGGCTCTGGAAACCGAAATTGGCTTGATGATAGGGGCTATTACCActggccaaaattttattttccatcaatATCACCCTAATTTATTTAAATCAGTAAAATCACTTTCTCATTCATCAAGGATTCAGGTACTGACACGAATACACAAAACCAGGAGCTGGTGTCAACCAGACTCAGCGCTTTGGATGACACAATGGCAGTGCCACTCTTTACCTCCTGTCCTTTCTTTCCCTGCCACTTTGGGCCTTATGATGGATACTAAGGCCTCATGTTCCTCAACACCGcctttcctctctgctttctctttgcCTCCATCCACTTCCTTGAGCCTCAGAAAAGGGCAAGAGGTGGCCCATGTACTCTCAGCCATGGCCGGGCACGGAGAAGCTCCAACATTGGAGACCTGGAGCACCAATCCTCCCGAGACCCAGGCCTTAGGTTCTAGGCTTGGtatttcaaatatgaaatatCAGAGTGTAGCGATGTCAGTCTTCAACTGTGGTGCCCCTGGTCTCCAGATAAACACACAGCTTCCTTACTCTTCCAGGAAGAAGGAAACATTCAATAGGATATCTagaataggaagaaagaaaaactgtggCATTATCACCTCTCCAAAGAACACAAAACATCAGATTTATGAAAGATAGAGAGGCAGGGCAATGGCACCTCTCTAGTGCTTACAGAGGTGAGCCacagggaaagaaaggaggagacatgaacaaataaataaaaaccagtaCCTTGTACGAGATCTTGCTGTTCATCTTTTGAAATTCGGTCCCAGGCCTTGGGCAAAGACTGGATGTTTGCCAAGTCTCCCCACTGGATGGAAGAGAGGAGGTACTTTCTCTTCAGGTACCTTCCTGGAAGTTAAGGACTgctcaaaaagaaaatgaaatatgttgaaggaaaaaatacCCTGGTGAGAGCTATAGGGAGCTATAAAAGTGAAAGTGCAGCCAGCCTTACATTTTACCAAGTGGGCAGGATTCACCTGTGCTACAGATATTTCCTGAGCAACTCTTTACTAACATATGACTTTGTGCTatggggaaaaaggaaggaaacattgTCCCTAAAATCTGGGATCTCTCCATGGTGAGAACAAAACCAGACAGTGAGTAGAAAGAATCAAAGTGATACGAAaggtaaaactcagtggaagttCAGAGGATACATCCAGTTTAGAAGATAGCAAAAACATTCCAGCTGGTAGGAAATGCATAAGCAAAGGCACAGAATGGCAACGCATAGAATGGATTCAGGGAAAGTAAACCTTCCACTTGGGTTGGCATGGACACCACGTGAAGAGTAGTAGGAAAGGCAGCTGAAAGGTGGGTTGAGCCAGAACACAAAGAACACTGAGTACCAAGGCAGTGATTCTGAACTGATCCTAACAACAGAAGCTATTCCTATACAAGTACAGAACAATTCACAAACAAGTAACAGGATCAGAACTAGATTTCCTGAAGCTATATGGATTGAGGCCATTAATTGGAGATCCTTTAGAGGGAGAGAAGCTAGGGACAAAGAAACCTGTCACGAGGCTATATGCAATTGAGTCCAAGTGAGAGGTAAGAAACTATGGAGgggataaagaaggaaaatatgaaaagagcCAGGGAAATAGAACCGAAAGATTTGACTGTAAACAttctggcacacagcaagtgctcagtattgtttttgttgttgtttattttatttttatatatatatatatatatatattttttttttttgagaccaagtctccctctgtcaccctggccagagtacagtggcatcatcatagctcactgcaacctcaaactccgaggctcaatcaatcctcctgcctaagctgggactacaaatgtgtacaatgcccagctgatttttctatttttttttgtagagatggggtctcactgttgctcaggctggtttcaaactcccggcctcaaacaatcctcctgtctcagccttccaaagtgctaggattacaggcatgagccactgtacccggccccTCAGTATTGTTAGCTGCAGCTCCCTGCTCCTTCTGTCCATGCTGCTGTTGCTATCACTCCTCCTGTTACTACCACAACTACTGCTACTActgcaatttaaatgaaaaaatagggTTGAAGTTGTAGCTCATGGAAAGAGGGGTTGAATCTGAGGATTGGATCATGAAGTTCAATTTTAAACTTGAGTTTGCAGTTCCAAGAACAATCCAATTGGAGGCATCTGCAGGAAACTGAAACTTAAGACTAGAGACAatagaggtggggccttgggagTTATTTACATGATGAAGGTAGAAATTTAAGCCAGAGGGTAGATTTGGATATCAGGcaagaatggagagaaaaagacTGTAATTTCAACTAAGTGGTCTTTCTGCTTTCAGCCATGTCCCCGACACCCCAAGTCTTTCCCCAGAACACAGCCAATGTGATACTGCTAAAAATACAGGTTTTACCCATTTATTCCTTACTCAAAACCTTCTAAGCTTTCTCTCTCAGTAAAAGCCAAAATTCTTTCTCAAACGTTGAGGGCCTACAAAGTCTAGCCCAGCCTGCTAACCTCATCTCCTCATAGGCTCCTGCATACTCTGCTCTAGCCATGCTGGCCTCCTTGCTATTTCCTGAATATACCAGGCATGTTGTTACCTCGGGGACTTTGTGTtgatgttccctctgcctgcaacACTCTTCCCCCAAATATCCACATAGGTCCCTCCCTCACCCTCTTCAgatctttgctcaaatatcactttctcATGAGGCCTGGCCTCACCatgctattttaaaatcacaacCCCATCCTCACTCCTCactttctctgctttatttttctccatagcatttagCACTATCTGACATTCTATTTTCCTTCCTAAATGCCTATCTCCCAGCAGGGAACAGTGCCCTGCAGGTAGTAGCtactcaataaattatttgaGGAATGGTTGCACAAAGGAATGCAGGAGGAATCCAAGTTCAGAAACCAAAGAGAACTGACCCAAACTACAGAGTTTTCCAATCTTGTGAAATTAAAATCTTGTGAAAACTGAAATTAGAAAGACTTCTTGGAAGAGCTGTGGACACTATCTGAAACGTGCACAAAGGATATGAATTTCGATAATGTCTCTCGATATCTTGTAACCATTCCAACATGTCAGCCACAGAGGGGCTCACAACTGAACGCTGCAGAACAGCATCAATGCCAACTGTGTCTGCGTGCTGCTCATAGATCTGAAACACTCGCTCCACATGGCTGCTGACCGTGTCACGCACCTTGAGGAGGGTGGCCCTGGAGGAAAGAGTCTGACGTTAGGCAATATCACAAGAAAGGTATAAGGCAAAgtttctcaactttggcactactgatatatatatatatatatatatatatatatatatattttttttttttttccatatacacaccatggaatactactacTGGTATTTTGGACtggatgattctttgttgtggaagGCTGctctgtgcattgtagaatgtttaggaGCATGTCTGGCCTTCACTCACTAGATGACAGGAATAAACCATACCTCCATTCTCCCTAAGCCACAATAATCAATAATTGtttctagacattgccaaatgtcccctgataGAAAAACCATCCCCAGTTAAGACTACTGGTCTAAGGAGATTAGTGACAGTACATTGGAGGTAGGGTAGGGGCAGGGCTCAAGAATCAAGAACTGGTTTAAAGATGGAAAGGGTGAAGAAGTTATATGGCTCTCAAAGCTGTATGATAAGCCCAGTCACCAATAAGGTAAAGATCAAGGGACCTTTCGGGGCTGCCATAAAACTCTGTAAGGAGAGAAAATGCTCACTCATAGTTCCATGCCAGGTATGTGAAAAGAGAATAAGCAAGAGGAAACGGAAGCAATACACCAGTACTACCCACACGCT is a genomic window of Eulemur rufifrons isolate Redbay chromosome 8, OSU_ERuf_1, whole genome shotgun sequence containing:
- the AIRIM gene encoding AFG2-interacting ribosome maturation factor; amino-acid sequence: MTQDLPLLAVQEALRKCFPVLEEQQGLWQGTLRDCQPLLASLSNLAEQLQAAQNLRFEDVPSLRAFPDLKERLRRKQLAAGDTVLDKLAERLATLLKVRDTVSSHVERVFQIYEQHADTVGIDAVLQRSVVSPSVADMLEWLQDIERHYRNSYPLYLKRKYLLSSIQWGDLANIQSLPKAWDRISKDEQQDLVQDILLNVSFFLEE